The following are from one region of the Dreissena polymorpha isolate Duluth1 chromosome 2, UMN_Dpol_1.0, whole genome shotgun sequence genome:
- the LOC127869304 gene encoding putative exonuclease GOR isoform X1 has translation MHQCPGGVQHPHACCGGTSGSKGCINAPIHTKKGIEICKVTVVDSKCNVVYDEYCLPTTDIIDYSTIWSGIKEEHLKNVTKTTEEMRNDLLALFNKDTILVGHGLGSDLMLLKIFHSKVIDTLILYPHNRGLPLRRSLKDIAKTELRRDIQNGDGHDSKEDAEVTMRLLLRKL, from the exons ATGCATCAATGCCCCG GTGGTGTCCAGCATCCTCATGCTTGTTGCGGTGGCACATCCGGATCCAAAGGATGCATCAATGCCCCG ATCCACACAAAGAAGGGTATTGAGATTTGCAAGGTGACGGTCGTTGACTCCAAATGCAACGTGGTGTACGATGAGTACTGTTTACCGACCACCGACATTATTGACTACAGTACTAT CTGGAGTGGCATCAAAGAGGAACATCTGAAGAATGTAACCAAGACTACCGAGGAGATGCGCAACGATCTACTCGCCCTCTTCAACAAGGACACCATACTGGTGGGACACGGCCTTGGAAGCGATCTTATGTTGCTGAAG ATTTTTCACAGTAAAGTGATTGACACCCTGATTTTGTACCCCCATAACCGTGGCCTTCCACTGAGGAGATCTTTGAAAGACATCGCAAAAACCGAGCTTAGGAGGGACATTCAGAACGGGG ATGGCCACGACAGCAAGGAAGATGCTGAGGTGACGATGCGCCTGTTGCTCAGGAAACTGTAA
- the LOC127869304 gene encoding putative exonuclease GOR isoform X2, whose product MDTESIHTKKGIEICKVTVVDSKCNVVYDEYCLPTTDIIDYSTIWSGIKEEHLKNVTKTTEEMRNDLLALFNKDTILVGHGLGSDLMLLKIFHSKVIDTLILYPHNRGLPLRRSLKDIAKTELRRDIQNGDGHDSKEDAEVTMRLLLRKL is encoded by the exons ATGGATACGGAATCG ATCCACACAAAGAAGGGTATTGAGATTTGCAAGGTGACGGTCGTTGACTCCAAATGCAACGTGGTGTACGATGAGTACTGTTTACCGACCACCGACATTATTGACTACAGTACTAT CTGGAGTGGCATCAAAGAGGAACATCTGAAGAATGTAACCAAGACTACCGAGGAGATGCGCAACGATCTACTCGCCCTCTTCAACAAGGACACCATACTGGTGGGACACGGCCTTGGAAGCGATCTTATGTTGCTGAAG ATTTTTCACAGTAAAGTGATTGACACCCTGATTTTGTACCCCCATAACCGTGGCCTTCCACTGAGGAGATCTTTGAAAGACATCGCAAAAACCGAGCTTAGGAGGGACATTCAGAACGGGG ATGGCCACGACAGCAAGGAAGATGCTGAGGTGACGATGCGCCTGTTGCTCAGGAAACTGTAA